A window from Vulcanimicrobium alpinum encodes these proteins:
- a CDS encoding IS5 family transposase, with translation MRTHDEQRASVWTTLQPEDTVPGDHPLRPMRVMVNEILRELSPEFSKLYSRRGRPSIAPEKLLRALLLQMFYSIRSEPMLLEQLRYNLLFRWFVGLSMDDKIWDPSTFSKNRDRFLNGEISERFFAAVVERARADELLSNEHFTVDGTLIEAWASHKSFRPKSDDEPPTSSGGRNEGVNFRGRPRSNETHVSSTDPDARLYRKSSGAPAILGYLGHALMENRNGLIVGVKTTRATGIAEREAALELIRGVSGSNRITLGADKAYDTKDFVEALRALNVTPHVAQNTTRRRSAIDRRTVRHPGYTVSQRRRKLIEESFGWGKTIGRLRKVHFRGLDLVGDIVRWTAAAYNLIRIRNLRAAT, from the coding sequence ATGCGGACTCATGATGAGCAGCGTGCATCCGTTTGGACGACGTTGCAGCCGGAAGACACCGTGCCCGGCGATCATCCGTTGCGCCCGATGCGCGTGATGGTCAACGAAATTCTGCGCGAACTCTCGCCGGAGTTTTCCAAGCTCTACTCCCGACGGGGCCGGCCATCGATCGCGCCGGAGAAGCTGCTGCGAGCCTTGCTGTTGCAAATGTTCTACTCGATCCGCAGCGAGCCGATGCTGCTGGAGCAGTTGCGTTACAATTTGCTCTTTCGTTGGTTCGTGGGCTTGAGCATGGACGACAAGATCTGGGACCCCTCGACGTTCAGCAAGAACCGCGATCGGTTCTTGAATGGCGAAATCTCCGAGCGGTTCTTCGCCGCCGTGGTCGAGCGGGCGCGTGCCGACGAACTGCTCTCGAACGAGCATTTCACCGTCGATGGGACGCTAATCGAGGCGTGGGCCAGCCACAAGAGCTTTCGGCCCAAGTCGGACGACGAACCGCCGACCTCGAGCGGCGGTCGCAACGAGGGCGTGAACTTTCGTGGCCGGCCGCGCAGCAACGAGACGCACGTCTCGAGTACCGATCCGGACGCGCGGTTGTACCGCAAGAGCAGCGGCGCGCCGGCGATTCTCGGCTATCTCGGACATGCTCTGATGGAGAATCGCAACGGCTTGATCGTCGGCGTGAAGACCACTCGCGCGACCGGGATCGCCGAACGCGAAGCAGCGCTGGAATTGATTCGCGGGGTCAGCGGAAGCAACCGAATCACGCTCGGCGCCGACAAGGCGTACGATACCAAAGACTTTGTCGAGGCGTTGCGAGCGCTCAACGTGACGCCGCACGTTGCTCAAAATACGACCCGTCGCCGCAGCGCGATCGACCGCCGAACCGTCCGCCATCCGGGCTACACGGTGAGTCAACGCAGGCGCAAGTTGATCGAGGAGAGCTTCGGGTGGGGCAAGACGATCGGCCGATTGCGCAAGGTGCATTTCCGCGGGCTTGATCTGGTCGGCGACATTGTGCGCTGGACGGCCGCGGCGTACAACTTGATCAGGATACGCAATCTGAGGGCCGCGACATGA
- a CDS encoding SIMPL domain-containing protein (The SIMPL domain is named for its presence in mouse protein SIMPL (signalling molecule that associates with mouse pelle-like kinase). Bacterial member BP26, from Brucella, was shown to assemble into a channel-like structure, while YggE from E. coli has been associated with resistance to oxidative stress.), with product MIVRLVVCACLIPLATSAQTPAAPPVRMAQIAPPMMPVMPVAHPPALAGGGIVVQGRGVARVAAKMLGFTAAARGPAQDDSVLAAMKAAGIDDAAVGIPGPQISLGPNQPTQLRGTIRNASPAKLASIARAASAYVQSHPGTAIDGVQFFARLDDCAMVEQTARAAALADARRKAQAIAASASVGLGSVAGVVETGGCASDGSPLDPSGRQYVDVDTLTARVSVVESVTFAIAAPDASQRRRAL from the coding sequence ATGATCGTGCGGCTCGTGGTGTGCGCTTGTCTCATCCCGCTCGCGACGAGCGCGCAAACGCCGGCCGCGCCGCCAGTGCGCATGGCGCAGATTGCGCCGCCGATGATGCCGGTCATGCCGGTCGCGCATCCGCCGGCTCTGGCCGGCGGCGGGATCGTCGTGCAGGGCCGCGGGGTCGCCCGCGTTGCGGCGAAGATGCTCGGCTTCACCGCCGCCGCGCGCGGGCCCGCGCAGGACGACTCCGTGCTCGCCGCGATGAAAGCCGCCGGGATCGACGACGCGGCAGTCGGTATTCCGGGGCCGCAGATCTCCCTCGGGCCCAACCAACCGACGCAGCTGCGCGGCACGATCCGCAACGCGTCGCCGGCGAAACTGGCGTCGATCGCACGCGCGGCCTCGGCGTATGTGCAGAGCCACCCCGGGACGGCGATCGACGGCGTCCAGTTCTTCGCCCGTCTCGACGACTGCGCGATGGTCGAGCAGACCGCACGCGCGGCGGCGCTCGCCGATGCGCGCCGCAAAGCCCAAGCGATCGCCGCTTCGGCAAGCGTCGGGCTCGGGAGCGTCGCCGGCGTCGTCGAAACCGGCGGATGCGCGAGCGACGGTTCGCCGCTCGACCCCAGCGGCCGTCAATACGTCGACGTCGACACGCTCACGGCGCGCGTCTCGGTCGTCGAATCGGTGACGTTCGCGATCGCGGCGCCGGATGCGTCGCAGCGGCGCCGCGCCCTCTAA